A region of the Ignavibacteriota bacterium genome:
TGTATTGAAACGCGACTTCAACTTCGACCACCCGTCCGTTTTCATCCTTGTCCTGTCCTTTTGCATAGAACGATTTTTTCAACAACGAGGGACGGGTTGAATCAATATATTTTACAAACTCAATCAATCCCCCTTTGAAATGAAATTCTTCTTCCTGTTCCTGTCCTTTACGCAAATCTTTGATGGTGAGAACAACGTCGGGATTGAGGAACGCGAGTTCGCGCAGCCGTTCAGCAAGTGTTTCAAATTTATATGTTCGGTTTTTAAAAATCGTACCGTCGGGAAGGAAGGTAACCTTTGTTCCTGTTTTCCTTCCTTCTGCTTTGCCGATAACTTTCACCGGTTCGACAGGATTTCCCTGTTTGAATTTCTGAAACCACAATTTTCCTTCACGCGAAACTTCCACTTCAAGCCACTCGGAAAGAGCGTTCACCACCGAAACACCGACGCCGTGCAAACCGCCGGAAACTTTGTACGTGCTTTTATCGAACTTCCCGCCTGCATGCAGAACCGTCATAACGACTTCAAGCGCCGAACGTTTTTCTTCAGCGTGTATTCCCGTCGGGATTCCGCGCCCGTCATCAACGACCGTTATTGAACCGTCTTTATTGATACTCACATTAATATTGTGAGCATAGCCGGCAAGCGCTTCGTCAATCGAGTTATCCACAACTTCATACACAAGATGATGAAGCCCGCGTGTGGATACATCACCAATGTACATGGCGGGGCGCTGACGGACCGGCTCAAGTCCTTTAAGAACGGTAATGTCGTCCGCAGTGTATTCGCCTTCTTGTTTTTTCTTATTTTCTTTTTCTGATTTCATTTTTTGTTCGATTTCTTATCGAAAAATTATATCCTTGATTAAATCTTTTTGTACCGATTTGTTGATTTTTGTAATCAACTCTCGTTTGAGAAACACCAACTCGTTCCGCCACACCGATGAAGTGACATGAACAACTAACGTATCACCTTCAACTCGAACCGGAACGGTTACGCGTGCAATTTGTTCTCCAACGATTTCGCTCCACCGGTCGAGCGCTTCTGCTTTCTTAAGTCGTTGTCCGAGTCCAAGGTTTTGAATAACCGATTCGAGAACACCGCCAAGTTGTTTCGGCGCCGATGCTCTCATGCAACAATCGCTTTCTCTTCCGGAACAACTGAGCCGCTTTTAATAAAAAATTTCCTGTTTGTATGATTGAACTCTACAAACGGTTCAAACCATTTCACCGAGGTCGAGGTGATAAATGTTTGACTGATTGTTCCGACAAAATCCAACAGCCGTTTCGAGCGGCGTTCATCCAACTCACTGAAAATATCATCGAGTAACAGCAACGGCGTTTCGTTGCAGAGATTTTTCAAATAGAAAAACTCGCCTAACTTCAATCCAACCAAAAAGGTTTTATGCTGACCTTGCGAACCGTACTTTCGTAAGTCAAGCCCGTTGATGGTGAAAACAAACTCATCTCTGTGCGGACCTGTAAGAGTTGAACCGACACGCAATTCTTCTTTTCGATTTTGCGCCAACGAAGTTTTCAACAACACC
Encoded here:
- a CDS encoding DUF721 domain-containing protein; amino-acid sequence: MRASAPKQLGGVLESVIQNLGLGQRLKKAEALDRWSEIVGEQIARVTVPVRVEGDTLVVHVTSSVWRNELVFLKRELITKINKSVQKDLIKDIIFR